The following coding sequences are from one Candidatus Bathyarchaeota archaeon window:
- a CDS encoding radical SAM protein codes for MTSWRATGACNARCKYCNVDATGAKAPNELTTQEAFHLVDEVHKFGVRWFGIKGGEPLTRPDIFEIVNYAKSKGLNVCLLTNGVFVDGSIYDNLVKNQVWTSVSIDGPEEINDQLRGEGSYKKAVAAIEKLSKGKILNGLACAMTTINYKHLDHVCELAEKYHANFVWFNHLVPSGRAKETMELAPSPEQYEWVLNHIWDLTQKYEGKFEIHVHCPHFARVVKQRNIPNFDEWYEHKFHGKCTYFAFGGYISVTENGDLIPCFYTDLTPQEPMNLGNIRDKGLQEAWKGIRASEFYNSFQDRSVLKGKCGVCEYREICGGCRNRAYAYTGDIYESDPACPYIPEVLRKKQ; via the coding sequence ATGACTTCTTGGAGAGCTACTGGTGCCTGTAATGCCCGCTGCAAATACTGTAACGTTGATGCTACTGGCGCGAAGGCTCCCAACGAATTAACCACCCAAGAGGCATTTCACCTTGTTGATGAAGTGCACAAGTTCGGCGTTAGATGGTTTGGCATTAAAGGCGGCGAACCCCTCACCCGACCCGACATTTTCGAAATAGTCAACTACGCCAAAAGCAAGGGCTTAAACGTTTGCTTGTTAACCAATGGCGTGTTTGTTGACGGCTCGATTTATGATAATCTGGTTAAGAATCAGGTCTGGACAAGCGTAAGCATTGATGGTCCTGAAGAAATCAACGATCAACTGCGCGGCGAAGGTTCCTACAAAAAAGCCGTAGCAGCCATTGAAAAACTCTCCAAAGGCAAAATCCTCAACGGCTTAGCCTGCGCCATGACCACCATAAACTACAAGCACCTTGACCACGTCTGCGAATTAGCCGAAAAATACCACGCCAACTTTGTCTGGTTCAACCACCTTGTACCAAGCGGCAGAGCCAAAGAAACCATGGAACTCGCCCCCTCACCCGAACAATACGAATGGGTACTAAACCACATCTGGGACCTAACCCAAAAATACGAAGGCAAATTCGAAATCCACGTCCACTGCCCCCACTTCGCGCGCGTAGTCAAACAACGCAACATCCCAAACTTTGACGAATGGTACGAACACAAATTCCACGGCAAATGCACCTACTTCGCGTTTGGCGGCTACATCAGCGTCACTGAGAACGGTGACCTTATCCCCTGCTTCTACACTGACCTCACACCTCAAGAACCCATGAACTTGGGGAACATCCGTGATAAGGGTCTGCAGGAAGCATGGAAAGGAATTCGTGCCTCAGAATTCTACAACAGCTTCCAAGACCGTAGCGTGCTTAAAGGCAAATGCGGAGTCTGCGAGTACCGCGAAATCTGCGGCGGCTGCCGAAACCGAGCATACGCCTACACTGGCGATATCTACGAATCCGACCCCGCATGTCCCTACATCCCCGAAGTCCTACGCAAAAAACAGTAA
- a CDS encoding coproporphyrinogen III oxidase family protein has translation MENPTSYQNKQDAFEERTSWPPYTYRDYPDIKPETYQAFLEFLDTENTSGRLMELQPWISVCDSKCAFCYFPTTATSKVELEPYLELLKKELAMYAKTRYVQTSVFDEIVLGGGTPSVLTAEQMIDLIDFCKANFNINDEYFIKVTGSSKTLALQKIDKLAKYGVYQVDMGAQTFDDKLRKMLCLPDSAADVEKAIKHAHDLGLCVCVDLMYNLPGQTMESWRDSLQKAIDLDVEIDAYSLHIDPGVPLEKMIEKGISPPQGDAEYEKEQYLLAYNMLTEAGYTAVGHDRYSRNEWHMRENCLNGWPWGGILTTGAGCFMGYLQRFSYSNLDDIHEYMATVKAGKLPIQRLSESSDDDMMRREMSRLYLRLPVSKQEFMEKFGKLPEDVFPTQLKNLQEKGLIEIDDKEVRITKLGGVWKANIAWEFAPRQS, from the coding sequence ATGGAAAACCCGACTTCTTATCAGAACAAACAGGACGCTTTTGAGGAACGAACCAGTTGGCCTCCCTACACGTATAGGGATTACCCTGATATTAAACCTGAAACATACCAAGCCTTCCTAGAATTTTTGGATACCGAAAACACTTCGGGTAGGCTTATGGAGCTTCAGCCGTGGATTTCGGTTTGTGATTCAAAGTGTGCTTTTTGCTATTTCCCCACAACGGCAACCAGCAAAGTAGAACTTGAACCCTACCTTGAGCTGCTTAAAAAAGAGCTTGCTATGTACGCTAAAACCCGTTACGTGCAAACCAGTGTGTTCGACGAAATCGTTTTGGGCGGAGGAACCCCAAGCGTACTCACCGCCGAGCAGATGATAGACCTCATCGACTTTTGCAAAGCCAACTTTAACATTAACGACGAATACTTCATCAAAGTCACAGGCTCATCCAAAACCCTAGCCCTGCAGAAAATCGACAAACTCGCCAAATACGGCGTCTACCAAGTCGACATGGGTGCCCAAACCTTTGATGACAAACTGCGCAAGATGCTTTGCCTGCCTGACAGCGCTGCTGACGTGGAAAAAGCAATCAAACACGCCCACGACCTTGGATTGTGCGTTTGTGTTGACCTCATGTATAACCTGCCTGGGCAAACCATGGAAAGCTGGAGAGATTCTCTGCAAAAAGCCATAGACCTTGACGTGGAAATCGATGCGTACTCGTTGCACATCGACCCTGGCGTGCCCTTAGAAAAGATGATAGAAAAAGGCATATCTCCCCCGCAGGGTGATGCTGAATACGAAAAAGAGCAGTACCTGCTTGCTTACAACATGCTCACCGAAGCAGGATACACCGCCGTAGGTCACGACCGCTACAGCCGCAACGAATGGCACATGCGCGAAAACTGCCTAAACGGTTGGCCCTGGGGCGGTATCCTCACCACGGGCGCGGGCTGCTTTATGGGTTACCTGCAACGTTTCTCTTACTCGAACCTAGACGACATCCACGAGTACATGGCAACAGTTAAAGCTGGCAAGCTTCCGATTCAGCGTCTTTCAGAATCCAGCGACGACGATATGATGCGCCGCGAAATGAGCCGCCTGTACCTGCGCTTACCCGTAAGCAAACAAGAGTTCATGGAGAAATTTGGCAAACTCCCAGAAGACGTCTTCCCAACACAGCTCAAGAACCTGCAAGAAAAAGGCTTAATCGAAATCGACGACAAAGAAGTCCGCATAACCAAACTCGGCGGCGTCTGGAAAGCCAACATCGCCTGGGAATTCGCACCCCGGCAAT